In Bythopirellula goksoeyrii, a single window of DNA contains:
- a CDS encoding ABC transporter ATP-binding protein: MSDDIVIQTRALSKVYRDFWGRQKVRALKPLDLEIHRGEVFGLLGPNGSGKTTTIKLILGLLFPTEGEAIVFGKRSTDVSKNERIGYLPEESYLYRFLNAEETLDFYGRLFDMPAATRSERVDSLIKMVGLDKARKRQLQEYSKGMTRRIGLAQALINDPELILLDEPTSGLDPIGTREMKDMILRLKSEGKTVVMCSHLLADVQDVCDRIAILHQGELKELGRVDTLLTVADVTQIRARNLSPECQNEIREVISRNHGELMEMDNPSTTLEELFLSIVRDSEARPGRRANVEPVTSDT, from the coding sequence ATGAGCGACGACATAGTTATCCAAACGCGGGCACTTTCCAAGGTGTATCGTGACTTTTGGGGCAGGCAAAAGGTGCGGGCCCTCAAGCCCCTGGACTTAGAGATTCATCGTGGCGAGGTGTTTGGCCTCCTGGGGCCCAATGGCTCGGGGAAAACCACTACGATTAAACTCATCCTGGGATTGTTGTTTCCAACCGAAGGAGAAGCAATTGTCTTCGGCAAGCGATCGACCGACGTCAGCAAGAATGAGCGGATCGGCTACCTGCCCGAAGAATCGTATCTGTATCGCTTTCTCAATGCAGAAGAAACGCTCGATTTCTACGGCCGACTTTTTGACATGCCGGCCGCAACACGCTCAGAGCGAGTTGATTCGCTGATCAAGATGGTGGGGCTCGACAAAGCTCGCAAGCGTCAATTGCAGGAGTATTCCAAGGGTATGACCCGCCGCATTGGCCTGGCCCAAGCATTAATCAACGACCCTGAATTGATCTTGCTCGACGAACCCACGAGTGGACTCGATCCCATAGGTACCCGCGAGATGAAGGACATGATCCTGCGGCTCAAGAGTGAGGGAAAGACTGTAGTGATGTGCAGCCATCTGCTGGCTGACGTTCAAGATGTCTGTGACCGCATAGCGATTCTACATCAAGGTGAGTTAAAGGAACTTGGCCGGGTGGACACGCTATTGACCGTGGCAGACGTCACACAAATCCGTGCTCGCAATTTGTCGCCTGAATGTCAGAATGAGATTCGCGAGGTCATTTCTCGTAACCATGGTGAGTTGATGGAAATGGACAACCCCAGTACGACATTAGAAGAATTATTCTTGTCAATCGTGCGAGATAGCGAAGCAAGGCCTGGTCGTCGAGCCAATGTTGAGCCGGTAACGAGCGATACTTAG